The Mustela nigripes isolate SB6536 chromosome 4, MUSNIG.SB6536, whole genome shotgun sequence genome includes a window with the following:
- the NEUROG3 gene encoding neurogenin-3, with translation MTPHPSGAPAVQVTQETEQPFQGVFDDEVTCVASAPTSPARVRGNCADEEGGGSQGASRKLRTRRGGRSRPKSELALSKQRRSRRKKANDRERNRMHNLNSALDALRGVLPTFPDDAKLTKIETLRFAHNYIWALTQALRIADHSLYGLQPPTPPCVELGCQDGGSSGDWGSLYSPVSQAGSLSPAASLEERHGLQAPASPAGLRPSSLALSDFL, from the coding sequence ATGACGCCTCATCCCTCGGGTGCGCCAGCTGTCCAAGTGACCCAGGAGACAGAGCAGCCCTTCCAGGGCGTCTTCGACGACGAAGTGACCTGCGTGGCGTCGGCTCCGACGAGCCCGGCTCGAGTGCGGGGGAACTGCGCCGACGAGGAAGGGGGTGGCTCCCAAGGGGCCTCGAGGAAGCTCCGGACAAGACGCGGGGGACGCAGCCGGCCCAAGAGTGAGTTGGCTCTGAGCAAGCAGCGACGGAGCCGGCGCAAGAAGGCCAATGACCGCGAGCGCAATCGAATGCACAACCTCAACTCGGCCCTGGACGCACTTCGCGGCGTCCTGCCCACCTTTCCTGACGATGCCAAGCTTACCAAGATCGAGACGCTCCGCTTCGCGCACAACTACATCTGGGCGCTGACGCAGGCGCTGCGCATAGCAGACCATAGCCTCTACGGGCTGCAGCCACCCACACCGCCCTGCGTGGAGCTGGGCTGCCAGGACGGCGGCTCCTCGGGAGACTGGGGCTCCCTCTACTCCCCGGTCTCCCAGGCGGGCAGCCTGAGCCCCGCCGCCTCGCTGGAGGAGCGTCACGGGCTGCAGGCGCCTGCCTCTCCGGCCGGTCTGCGCCCCAGCTCCTTAGCTCTTTCAGACTTTCTATGA